One Dysidea avara chromosome 7, odDysAvar1.4, whole genome shotgun sequence genomic region harbors:
- the LOC136261124 gene encoding uncharacterized protein, translated as MNAEERLRRRRQLYRLRRDRETPEEAEERRRRNREYSRTRYARKRDTILQQRRQNYASNLGTDTNPDVNINGSQDAELPAYNDPAVISKVAEFHAELASLDPVRCSTCYEKFPTVSVNDARTCTRCHNDNHIPKLFSAANNLDPGSVPPELTGLSEVEQMLISPVIPLMSIHRLPHGQYGYSGHVINLPQDVPSFVMHLPRLPSNLDIVIVRKEGSHSHHDFCVRRSKVLTALQWLITNNIYFSDITINYENLSTLPENDHLTNIPTISVSSDPTDADLPTGPIQDQCDPDLCRTFVPIIPETNTEQQNISNSLQSTTVTWPVRGQNPLNEFQCEGYITRAFPVLFPTGKAEFLAPSLNSVTIGAYFKHLMFYHDGRFAKHCRFRYFALNTEMRWRALQSSYLCVVIAYG; from the exons ATGAATGCAGAAGAACGGCTTAGAAGAAGGAGACAGCTGTACAGATTGAGAAGGGACCGAGAAACACCAGAAGAAGCTGAAGAAAGACGAAGGAGAAACAGAGAATACTCCAGAACAAGATATGCTCGGAAAAGGGACACAATCTTGCAGCAGAGAAGGCAGAatta TGCTTCGAATCTCGGTACAGACACAAATCCTGATGTAAACATCAACGGATCACAAGATGCCGAATTGCCAGCATACAATGACCCTGCTGTTATTTCTAAGGTTGCGGAATTTCATGCTGAATTAGCTTCATTGGATCCAGTCagatgttcaacctgttatgaAAAGTTCCCAACCGTTTCAGTAAATGACGCACGCACATGTACGCGTTGTCACAATGATAACCATATACCAAAGCTGTTTTCTGCCGCTAATAATTTGGACCCTGGATCAGTTCCACCGGAACTTACT GGATTGTCAGAAGTTGAACAAATGCTAATTTCCCCAGTGATACCACTGATGTCCATTCATCGTTTGCCGCATGGACAGTATGGGTATAGTGGCCATGTCATAAATTTGCCCCAGGATGTTCCCTCGTTTGTTATGCATTTACCACGTCTACCATCAAATTTggatattgttattgttaggAAAGAAGGCTCTCATAGCCATCATGACTTCTGTGTACGTAGATCGAAGGTACTGACTGCCTTACAATGGTTGATAACAAATAATATATACTTCAGTGATATTACAATCAATTACGAAAATCTGTCAACTTTACCTGAAAATGATCATCTAACAAATATACCTACTATATCTGTGTCTTCTGATCCTACTGATGCTGATTTGCCAACAGGCCCAATACAAGACCAGTGTGACCCAGATTTATGTAGGACTTTTGTTCCAATTATTCCTGAAACCAATACTGAGCAACAGAATATCAGTAATTCATTGCAGTCAACTACAGTAACATGGCCAGTCAGAGGACAAAATCCCTTAAATGAATTTCAATGTGAAGGTTACATCACCCGTGCTTTTCCTGTTCTTTTTCCTACTGGTAAAGCTGAATTTTTAGCACCAAGTTTAAACTCTGTTACTATAGGAGCATATTTTAAGCATCTAATGTTTTATCATGATGGCAGATTTGCGAAACATTGCAGATTTAGGTATTTTGCTTTAAACACTGAGATGAGGTGGCGTGCTCTTCAATCTAGCTATTTGTGTGTTGTGATAGCCTATGGTTAA